The region GCGTTGACGAGCTGGATGAAGACGTCGGCTTTCTGGGCGAACTCGGGGTATTCCCAAAAATCGTCCTTGTAGTGGTTTTCGAGGATCAGGGTGATGCCGAGGTCCTGGGCGTAAGGGAGGCATTCGAGGATGGATTGGGCGGCGAGGTCGACGCCTTCGTTGAGGCTGAGTTCGGGTCGGCGTTGACCGGAGAGGACGCGGCAATATTGGCCGCCGAGGGTGTGGGTCATGTCAATCCAGCGTTTTTGACGGGCGACCTGGGTTTGGCGGAAGATGGGGTCGGGATGGGTGAAGTCGGGTGAGCAACACATCATGGGGATGGTTTTGCCGGTGTCTTCGACCTGTTGGCGGAAGTCGGGCCAGCGGGCTTCGTCGGACATTTCGAGGAAGCCGGCATACCATTCGAGGCCTTCGATTTCGAGGGGGGCGGCGAGGTTGATCCAGTCGGAGATTTGCATGGTGCCGTCTTTGCAGAGGGCGTGCATGAAGGCTTTGGGGAAGGCGGCGAGTTTGGGCATGGGCGTGGTGGATCAGATGAGTTCCTGGGCGCTGCGGGCGGTTTTGCAGCCGGGGATGGTTTTGAAATGTTTGTCGTGGGTGAGGACGATGGCTCCGGCTTTGGCGGCGCAGCAGGCGATGACGATGTCCTGGAGGGGGAGGGTGATGCCGCGTCGGTCGAGGGTCCAGGCGAGGTCTTCGGCTTCCTGCCAGAGGTGGGCGTCGACGGGGACGTTGATCATGACGTCCCAAACGCGTTTGAAGGCCTGGCGCACATGGATGTCGCGGATGCCGCGTCCGACTTCGCAACGAACCAGACCGCAGATGACGAGGTCGCGTTCGACGGCCAGATAGGCGAGGAGGCGCAGGGGGTTGCGACCTTCCTGGGCTTCCTGAATGTAGTAGCTGCTATCAATCAGGATCGGTTCTTTTGCCATAGGATGCGGGGGTTTCTGCGATGCGTAGTTCGCTCCAATTGTGGGCGGGATCGAAGGCGTGGATGATTTCGTCTTCGCTCAAACCGAGGTTGGTTTCCAACAAGGTTTTGAGGGTGTGACGCCGGTCCCACTCGCGCAAGACGTGGTCGACGACGCGGGTTTTGCTTTTGATGCCCGTGGCCTTCATGACGCTTTCGAGGAGGGCGTCATCAATGTTCATGGTGAGCTTCATGGTAAAAGTATGGCATGGGGGCCAGCTTTTGCAAGGTGGAATGTATGGCAAATCAATTTGGGGGTGCCGGGATGGTGCTGGTGTCTTTGGGGGGATTGCGGCCGATGAAGGGGTGTTGTTCAAGGTCGACGACCTGACCGCTGATGGGGCCGGATTCGTCGGCGAGCCAGTAGATGGCGGCGGCGGCGATTTCCTGGGGCCAGAGGATGCGTCCAGAAGGGGCGTAGACGGCGGGGAGGTCGGCATACCAGTTGTCGGCGAGGCCGTGATCGCGTTTGCGTTGGGCTTCGTTTTCGGTGAGGACCCAGCCGGGGTTGATCTGATTGACGCGGACATGGTTTTCGCGCATGAGGGTGTCGCCGAGGTTGCGGGTGAGGGTCATGAGGGCACCCTTGGAGACGGAGTAAGGGAGGAGGTTGGGTTCGCCGGACCAGGCGTTGACGCTGCCGATGTTGAGGATGTTGCCTTTGGTGGCGGTGAGGTGGGGGAGGGCGGCCTTGATGAGGGCGAAGGGGGCGAGGGTGTTGACTTCGAGCATCTTGCGGAAGAAATCGAGGTCGGTGGTTTGCAGATTGCTGGCGACCACCATGGCGGCGTTGTTGACGATGGCGTCGAGTTTGCCGAAGGCGGTGATGGCGGTGTCGACGAGGTGTTGTGGGGCGTCGGGGTTGGTGAGGTCTTCGATATGGAGGGCGGCGTTGTTGGGGCCGAGTTCGTTGACGAGGGATTGGCCGAGGTCGGGTTCGAGTCCGTGGATGAGGACCTGGGCACCTTCGGCGACGCAGCGTTGGGCGATGGCTTTGCCGATGCCGGTGCAGCTGCCGGTGATGATGATGGTTTTGTTTTGGAGGCGCATGGTGGTGAGAGGGGTTTTAGAGGTGAGAGGATCGTTTATGATCTAAGGGGAGTGGGGGAAAGGGTTCTGATGGCCGACGACACGTCGGCAGTCCGACTGGAGGGGACGCCTTGGGGTGGATGCCGACGTGAATTGTTTGGTGGTTGAAGGTGCTTTAGGGAGATGGTTTTGATGGCCGACGATACGTCGGCAGTCCGACTGAAGGGGGCGCCTTGAGAGAGGATGTCGACTTGATTTGTTCGGTGGTTGAAGGTGCTTTAGGGAGATGGCTTTGATGGCCGACGAAACGTCGGTGGTCCGGCGGGCGATCAGACTGGTTTGAGGACAGATTTGACAACTTCGCCGGTGTGCATTTTTTCGAAGGCGGTGTGCCATTCGGTGATGGGCCAGACGCCACCGATGATGGGTTCAACATTGAACTGGCCGCTGGCGAGGAGGGCGATGACGCGTTCCCAGATGGGCCAGTTGTGGCTGAAGCTGCCTTGCAGGGTAATGTTTTTTTGGACGAGGGGATCGATGTTGAAGCCGAGGGGTTGGGGGCCCCAGCCGACCTTGCTGATCCAACCGGCGGGGCGGACGAGGTCGAGGGCGATGCGCAGGGTGATGCTGGCTCCAGCGGCGTCGATGACTCCGTCGCAGCCGAGTCCATCGCGTTCCAGGGCCCAGGGTTTGGCATCGCCGATGATGACTTCGCAGCCGTAACTGCGGGCGATTTCGAGTCGGTGCGCGTCCTGCGGGAGACCGACGATGGCGACTTCGGCTCCGCAGAGTTTGGCCATGGCGGCGCAGAGGATGCCGATGGTGCCGGGGCCGAGGACGATGACGCGGTCGCCGGGTTCGATGCGGGCGTTTTTGACGACGGCGTTGTAGGCAACGCAGCAGGGTTCGGTGAGGCAGGCTTGTTCGAAGGGGAGTTGGTCGGGGACGTGATGAAGGATGCGGCTGGGGACGCGGACGTATTTGGTCATGGCACCGTTGACGCCGTAACCGAAACCTTTGCGGGTGGGGTCGAGGTTGTAGAGACCGCGTTTGGTCATGGGGTTGTTGTGGCTGATGATGGCGGCGGTTTCGGAGACGACGCGGTCGCCCTCCTGCCAGCCTTCGACGTTTTTGCCGAGTTCAATGATGTGGCCGCCGAATTCGTGGCCGAGGACGACGGGGTAATTGACGGGCCATGAGTGATCGGAGGTCCACTGGTGGAGGTCGGAGCCACAGACGCCGACGTTGGCGACTTCGAGGAGGATGTCGTCGTCGCCAATTTCGGGTTTGGGGATTTCGCGGATTTCGACGGAGTATTTTTCGGGGGAGTAGTTGACGACGGCGGCGGAGTTCATGGTGGATGAGGCGTTTTTTTATTTGGAGACGTTGCCGTGGGCGTGGATGGCGGTGCAGATGAGGCGGAGAGAGTTTTCGAGGTCGCCGTCGGCGGTTTTAAAGGCGTCGGCGTCGATGGTAAGCGGGGCACCGAGAACGACCAGGGGGGCACCGTATTGGGGGCAGGCGATGGCTTGTTCGAGGGTGAGGCCGCCGACGGCCTGGACGGGGATGTTGACGGAGTTGACGACTTCGCGGAGTTGGTCGAGGGGGCTGGGCATGCGTTCGCCGCGGGCGGCGATGCCGCGTCGTTCGTCATAGCCGATGTGGTGGATGACGAAGTCGCAGCCAAGATCTTCAAGGAATTTGGCTCCGGCGATCATGTCGGGACAGCCGAGGTTGTCGCCCATCACCTTGACGTTGTGGTCGCGTCCGGCCTGCACGACGACCTTGATGGTCTCTTCATGGGCGCGGGCCATGACGACGACGTGGGTGGCTCCGGCTTTGGCCATCATTTCGGCTTCAAGATAACCGCCGTCCATGGTTTTGAGGTCGGCGACGATGGGGATATTGGGAAACGCTTCGCGGAGTTTGCGAACGCCGTGCAGGCCTTCGGCGAGGATGAGCGGAGTGCCGGCTTCAAGCCAGTCGACCCCGGCGCGGAGGGCCATGGCGGCGGTTTCGAGGGCTTCGTCGATGTTGGTGAGGTCGAGAGAGATTTGAACGATGGGTTTCATGAGGAAGGTGTGGTGTTGGTTGATTCGATGAGGGGCATCCATTCGCCCCATTCACGGACGTGACTGAGCATGGCTTTGCCGGCCTGGGTGGGATCGCTTTCGGAGATGGCTTGAAGGATGGGGAGGTGTCCGCGCAAGGCGTGATCGCTGACGGGGATGCGCTGAGATTTTTGCCAGCGATGGGCCTTGGCGAGAAGCACTTCGAACTGGGTGCGGATGGTTCGCCAGCAGACGAGGAGTCGGTGATGACCGGAGGCTTGCATGATGAGGTCGTGGAACTCGACATCGAGACGACTCATGATGGTGACGTCTTTTTCTTTTTTAAGGGCGACAACGTTGCGTTCAAGTTTGGCGAGGTCGGATGCGCTTCGATGTTTGGCGGCCAGTTTGGCGCTCATGACTTCGAGGTTGATGCGCAGGCTGACGAGTTCTTCGACGTCGTGATGGGTGAACTCGCGCACCTGGCAACGCCCGCGATGATCGAATTGCACGATGCCGTCATGCTCGAGTTCGACGAGGGCTTCGCGAACGGGGACACGGCTGACTTGAAGGCGTTCGGCGAGCTGGATTTCGCTGATGGGGCTGCCCTCGGGGATTTCGCCGGCGATGATGGCAGAGCGGACCTGACTGGCGACTTCGTCGGCCATGCTGAGGCGTTTGATGGCTTTGAGTCCGGTGGCGGAATTAGATGAATTTTCAGGCATGAAAATACTGTATACAGTATATTTCTAGCTGATTAGCCGTGGGGGTGTCAATGGGATTTTTTGATTGGACTGATCTGGAGGATCGGTCGGATCCGCTTTACTTAAGGAGATCGGGGCGGTTCGCTTCGGTGCGCAGTCGAGCCTGTTCGCGACGCCACTTGGCGACTTTGGCGTGATCGCCTGAGGTGAGCACGGGAGGGACGGGGAGGTCGTTCCAGACAGGGGGTTTGGTGTAGTGAGGGTGGTCGAGAAGGCCGCTCGGACCGAAGCTTTCTTCGACGGCGGATTGATCATCTCCAAGGACGCCGGGGAGGAGTCGAACGACGGCATCGATGACAACGGCGGCGGCGATGGCTCCGTTGGTGAGGACGTAATCACCGATGGAGAGTTCTTCATCGACGAGGGTGTCGACGATGCGTTGGTCGATACCTTCGTAGTGGCCGCAGAGAAAGATGAGGTGGGGGTGGGTGGCGAGGCGGGCGGCGTCGGCCTGGGTGAAGCGTTTGCCTTGGGGGGACATGAAGATGATGCGGGAGTCTTCGCGTCTGATGGGAGCGATGGCGGCTTCGATGGGTTCGGGTCGGAGCACCATGCCGGGGCCGCCGCCGTAGGGGGTGTCGTCGACCTGTCGATGTTTGCCGAGTCCGTGTTCGCGAAGGTTGTGGACGGTGAGTTGAAGGGCGCCGAGCTGTTGGGCGCGGCCCATCATGCTGGCGGCAAGCGGAGTGGTGACCACTTCGGGGAACAGGGTGATGACGTCGACTTGCATGGAGCAGGAGACGCTACGGATGATTTGGCTGGTGTCTATTGAAAGCGGGTCGGTGCTTTTTGATGACAGGTGGTGGAGTGGTGCCATAATATCACAGCTTTTTGCAAGGACTTATGAAGCACAAAATTTCATCTGTTGGCAGTGGAAGCATTGACGATGGCACGCAGTCGAACGTGGTCACGTATTGGGTGATGTTCGTTTTGCTTGGAGGTGCGGCATTGGGGGTGCTTTGGATGGTGAGAGACAATTTGACGTTTGACATGGAGTCACCGGATTTTAATCCGATCTTCCTGCTGGCAGTGTTTCTTGGGGTTTTTGCGTTGGTCTATCTGGCGAGGGCGTTGAGGTGGACTTTGCAGCAGAGACGTTATGGAACTTCGGCTTTGGATGTTCGGAGTGGTGATGGAGTGGGGTTGTTGGGCGAGCCGTTGGAGGGGGTGGTTCGGACGCCGAAGGATTTGTATCCGAGGGAGGGGTTTAAGTTGGTATTGCGATGTTATGAGAGTCATGATTTTCGTGAACCTGGGGAGCCGGAGATTCGCAATGTGCGCAGTGCGGTTGTTTGGGAAGAGACGCTGGTGGTGCCGGCGGATGGGCTGGCTTCCAGCAGGGGGATTCCCTTTTCGTTTCAGCTTCCAGCAACGGTCGGGACGCCATCAAGGGTTGAGCGGAAGGCTCATGATCCAAATGGGATTCAGTTCAAATTCAAGGCGGCGATTTGGATTCCGGGAAGGGGTCGGAAAATCATTAACCACAACGCTTCGCCGGGGCACAAGCAGTGGGAGTTGCAGGTGAAGGCGGTGTCGCCGGAGGGCAAGTTTGAGACGGTGTTTGCAGTGCCGGTGAGGATGGGGTGAGGGGGGTTCTTGGTTCTTGGTTCTTGGTTCTTGGTTCTTGGTTCTTGGTTCTTGGTTGGGGGGTGGTGGAGTGCGGGGTCCTCAGATGGAATCGCCTGGTCTGCGGCCGCCGCCGTGGTCGCCGGGTTTGCTGATGATGCTGTTGAGGATGCTATTTTTGTTGATGATTTTGCCTGCGAGGATGTCTTGTTCGGTGATCTTGGTGAGGTAGATGACGTGTTTGCCGACGGTTCCCCGTCCGTGATCGTAGGCCATGTAGATCATGCCGTCTTTGCCGATGGTGACGGAGGGATAACTGGTGTCTTGTTCGTTGAGGAGGAGATTGTGTGGGAAGGTTTTTCCATCGTCTTCGCTGAGAAATGCGGTCATGCGCATGCGGGTCTGACCTTTGGGGATGATGATTTCCTGGCCGTTGGCGTCGGTATGGAAGAAGACTTTGCCGTTGTCTGAATCGCGCATCTGAACGTCGTTTCCGATGAGCAGGAGCCGGCCTGAATCCAGTCTCTTGAGGACGCTTTTGGTGTTGATGGAAAATTGCATGGGATGGTAGCCGCCCTGTTTCCAGGTGCGTCCGCCGTCGAAGGATCCCATGAATTTTTGGCCTTCTTTGGCGCGGTAGAAGGAGAAGAGGCTGCCGTCTTTGCGAATGATCGGCGATTGCTCGGCGAAGACGGCATCGGGGTCGGCTTGTTCGGAGATGAAGTTGACGGTGCCGTCGGGGTTTTCATTGAGGAACCGGATGCGCGGTTCGGTGGGATGACCGATGAATTTGAAGTCGTCCATGGGGCGGAGAATGGTTCCATCGGGCATGAGCAGGGGTTTCATGATGGACATGTTTTTGTTGCCCAGAAGCCGGGGTGCGCTCCATTCGGTGTAGGGATTTTCGGGATCGAGCGCGATGAATTCCCAGGCGGTTTTGTCGCCGAGTTCCTGGTCGTTGACGAAGAGGTTGCGCTGTCCGACGAAACGGATGCGGCCTTCGGCGTCCTTCCAGAGAAGAGGGTCGGAGGCGGTGGCTCCGAGCTGGTGGGAGGGATCAAAAACGAAGACTTCCTGCCAGGTTTTGCCGTCGTCGCCGGAGGTGGAGATGACGGAGAACTGGTCGTCGTGGTTAGGGGCGCGTTCGGATTGGACGTTGGATCCGAACCAGGTGGCCCACAGGCGTCCGCCTTTGGAAATTTCAATATGGGGACAGCCTTGGAAGACGCGCAGTTGAATGCGGTGTTTGTGGTGGGGTTTGTGGCCTTCGTGATTGATTTTGGTGAGGTAGGGCGGTGTTTTGGCGGTGATGCCGTAGGGGAACTGCTGGGAGAGGTGGTTGGCGTCGGGTGGGGTGGTGTTGCCGAGGATGTTGTGGAGGGCGTCTCCGGTGTGGACTCGGGATGATGGAGGGGGCGAGTTCGAGGACGAGGACGAGGACGAGGACGAAGAGGTTGCGGCTTCGCCGGGGGTTGGTTGGGGCCGGACAGGATGTCCGGCAGACGGCACAGACTGCAAGTCTGTGTTACTTGTGTCGACAAGGGTGTTGTAAGCGGGGCCGCCGGATCCGAGGTGGCCGTTGCTGGCACCGGATTGATCGGGGCTGACCCAGAAGGAGTAGAGGCTGCCGTTGGTGAGGTGAAGACGGATTTTGACGGGTTTGCCGCGGATGAGGTCGAGGTTTTCGGCTCCGTTCCAGGTGACTTCTTGTTTGGTGGAGTCGGCTTGGATGGCAATGGAGTTTTCTTTGGTGAAGGGGGCGATGGGGGTGTTGTTTTCGTCGAGGATTTCGACGCGGAGTTCGCCTTTGGGGGCGTCGATATTGACGAAGAGATGGCGGCCGTGGAAGGCGACGGGGCGGGTGGTGAGGGTGCCGGGTTTTCCATCTTTGGCGTCGAGGGAGGCGAAGCCGTCGCGACGGAGGGTGGCCATGCCGATGCTGGCACCGGTATACATGCCGCGATGGCCGTTGGGGGCGATTCCAGAATAGGCGCAGTAGGGGAACCAGAGTTGGTCTTCGTGGATGAGCATCACGCCGTTGGTGCCGTGGATGTAGCCGCGGTCGTGGGTGCCGTCTTTGCGGCTGGCGGCAATAAAGGGGGTGCGGTCGGTGGGACGGGACCAATGGAAGCCGTCGCGACTGAAGCCGAGGTGGAGTTCGGTGATCTTTGGGGATTTTTCTTGGTAGCAGATTTCGTTTTTGGGTCCGAGGTGGATGTAGAATTGGCCGAGCATGAGGCTTTCGTAGGCGACAGCGTTGAGGCTGTAGAGCTGGGGTGGGTCGCCGATGGCGGGGTCGGGTTTGTCGAGTTCGTCGGCGTTGGTCCAATAGACGGACTGGTCGCGTTCGGCAGTTTTGAGGAAGTCTTTGTGTTCATAATAGTGACGGGCGCGACCACGTGGGCTGTTGCGTTTGATGCTTTGGACCCAGACATTTCTAAACGGGTTGTAGAAGAAGGAACAGTAGTCGGCGGCTTTGCCGGCTTCGATGCCGTTGGACCAGACGAGGCCGTTGGGGGAGGTGTGGAGGGTGTGGTTGGCTCCGCGTTGGATGATGGCTTTGTAGCGTTGATTGGGATCTTTGGCGGAGAGGTCGAGCCAGACGGCGTTGTCGATGCCGGCGAAGTCTTTGCCGGGGGGGAGGATGAGGTTGTCTTTGTAAAGGCCGAGCTTGGGTCGGGTCCAGTTGATGAGGTCGGTGCTGGTGGCGAGGGCGAGACCGCCGCGCCAGCTGGCGGTGTAGAACATTTCAAACTGTTTTTTCTTTGGATTGTAGAAGACGCCGCCATGGCCGAGATAGGTGACGGCTTGTTCGAGGCCTTCGATGCCGGAGGGTTCGAGTTCGTGTTGGGTTTCGGCTTTGAAGACGGGGTTGCCTTCGTGTTTTTTGGCGGGGTGCCAGGTGCGGGTGAGGGTGGTTTCTTCGATGAGGTAGTCGTCGACAAAAAGTTCGCGACCGCGATTGATGGGGATGGTTTTTGGGAGGTTTTGTTTTTCGAGATAAGGGACGGGCATGGGGGCGGTGGATTTTGGGTCCATGGTGGTGGGGGGCCATTGGCGGGGGAGCTGGATACCGTTGGGAAGGTGGGCTCCTTCTTTCGGAGCGAGGCCTTTGGTGACGATGATTTTGCCTTCGGAGCCGGGGGTGGTGAAGGTTTTGGCGAGGATGTCGGCTTCGGTGAATTTCGCCAGGAGGACTTCGCGTTCTTTGTCGCGTTCGCGGTCGTGAACAATGTAGATTTTTCCATCGGGGGCCTGGAAGCCGTCGGGATAGGAGACGCCGTTGCGTTCGTCGATGACGAGTCCACCCTGCCAGGTTTTTCCTTCGTCGGAGGAGAGGAAGGCGGTCATGTGGGTGCGACCGGTTTTTTTCTCGATGGGCCCGTTCTTGACGAGAAGGAGGTTGCCGGACTGGAGTCGGCGGAGGAAGAAGCGGGCGCTGGGGTTTTGAATGGTGGACGGGGTGGGCGGGGTCCAGGTTTTGCCTTGGTCGGAGGAGAAGGATTCGGCGATGCCGTGGTTGTTGCGGGCGAGCATCCAGAGGCGGTTGTCTTTGAGTTCGACGAGCATGTGTTCATCGAATTGAGGGTCGGGAATGGCGACGCCGCCACGACGGGTCCAGGTTTTTCCCTGGTCGGTGGAGGCGAACCAGTGGGCCATGCGTTGGTCGTCGAGTTCAGGGTAGGCGTCTTTGAAGATGGGGCGCATTTTGGTGCGGTCCCAGAGCGAGAT is a window of Phragmitibacter flavus DNA encoding:
- a CDS encoding SDR family oxidoreductase; its protein translation is MRLQNKTIIITGSCTGIGKAIAQRCVAEGAQVLIHGLEPDLGQSLVNELGPNNAALHIEDLTNPDAPQHLVDTAITAFGKLDAIVNNAAMVVASNLQTTDLDFFRKMLEVNTLAPFALIKAALPHLTATKGNILNIGSVNAWSGEPNLLPYSVSKGALMTLTRNLGDTLMRENHVRVNQINPGWVLTENEAQRKRDHGLADNWYADLPAVYAPSGRILWPQEIAAAAIYWLADESGPISGQVVDLEQHPFIGRNPPKDTSTIPAPPN
- a CDS encoding GntR family transcriptional regulator — encoded protein: MPENSSNSATGLKAIKRLSMADEVASQVRSAIIAGEIPEGSPISEIQLAERLQVSRVPVREALVELEHDGIVQFDHRGRCQVREFTHHDVEELVSLRINLEVMSAKLAAKHRSASDLAKLERNVVALKKEKDVTIMSRLDVEFHDLIMQASGHHRLLVCWRTIRTQFEVLLAKAHRWQKSQRIPVSDHALRGHLPILQAISESDPTQAGKAMLSHVREWGEWMPLIESTNTTPSS
- a CDS encoding sialidase family protein codes for the protein MKRLTFFLALTLITTALHAQTQVPPSVLDLTLEPTAINHNPGPEYAPENQDYAMVIGIDRTPKGRLWAAWVGGGDSPLAYFLINSSDDDGKTWSHPRIVIRPGLTPTGLNRSVIVGNLWTDPTGKLWLFYDQSLEQFEGRAGVWAITCENPDAEKPTWSEPRRIWHGMTLNKPTVLKDGTWMLPISLWDRTKMRPIFKDAYPELDDQRMAHWFASTDQGKTWTRRGGVAIPDPQFDEHMLVELKDNRLWMLARNNHGIAESFSSDQGKTWTPPTPSTIQNPSARFFLRRLQSGNLLLVKNGPIEKKTGRTHMTAFLSSDEGKTWQGGLVIDERNGVSYPDGFQAPDGKIYIVHDRERDKEREVLLAKFTEADILAKTFTTPGSEGKIIVTKGLAPKEGAHLPNGIQLPRQWPPTTMDPKSTAPMPVPYLEKQNLPKTIPINRGRELFVDDYLIEETTLTRTWHPAKKHEGNPVFKAETQHELEPSGIEGLEQAVTYLGHGGVFYNPKKKQFEMFYTASWRGGLALATSTDLINWTRPKLGLYKDNLILPPGKDFAGIDNAVWLDLSAKDPNQRYKAIIQRGANHTLHTSPNGLVWSNGIEAGKAADYCSFFYNPFRNVWVQSIKRNSPRGRARHYYEHKDFLKTAERDQSVYWTNADELDKPDPAIGDPPQLYSLNAVAYESLMLGQFYIHLGPKNEICYQEKSPKITELHLGFSRDGFHWSRPTDRTPFIAASRKDGTHDRGYIHGTNGVMLIHEDQLWFPYCAYSGIAPNGHRGMYTGASIGMATLRRDGFASLDAKDGKPGTLTTRPVAFHGRHLFVNIDAPKGELRVEILDENNTPIAPFTKENSIAIQADSTKQEVTWNGAENLDLIRGKPVKIRLHLTNGSLYSFWVSPDQSGASNGHLGSGGPAYNTLVDTSNTDLQSVPSAGHPVRPQPTPGEAATSSSSSSSSSSNSPPPSSRVHTGDALHNILGNTTPPDANHLSQQFPYGITAKTPPYLTKINHEGHKPHHKHRIQLRVFQGCPHIEISKGGRLWATWFGSNVQSERAPNHDDQFSVISTSGDDGKTWQEVFVFDPSHQLGATASDPLLWKDAEGRIRFVGQRNLFVNDQELGDKTAWEFIALDPENPYTEWSAPRLLGNKNMSIMKPLLMPDGTILRPMDDFKFIGHPTEPRIRFLNENPDGTVNFISEQADPDAVFAEQSPIIRKDGSLFSFYRAKEGQKFMGSFDGGRTWKQGGYHPMQFSINTKSVLKRLDSGRLLLIGNDVQMRDSDNGKVFFHTDANGQEIIIPKGQTRMRMTAFLSEDDGKTFPHNLLLNEQDTSYPSVTIGKDGMIYMAYDHGRGTVGKHVIYLTKITEQDILAGKIINKNSILNSIISKPGDHGGGRRPGDSI
- the trmD gene encoding tRNA (guanosine(37)-N1)-methyltransferase TrmD, with product MAPLHHLSSKSTDPLSIDTSQIIRSVSCSMQVDVITLFPEVVTTPLAASMMGRAQQLGALQLTVHNLREHGLGKHRQVDDTPYGGGPGMVLRPEPIEAAIAPIRREDSRIIFMSPQGKRFTQADAARLATHPHLIFLCGHYEGIDQRIVDTLVDEELSIGDYVLTNGAIAAAVVIDAVVRLLPGVLGDDQSAVEESFGPSGLLDHPHYTKPPVWNDLPVPPVLTSGDHAKVAKWRREQARLRTEANRPDLLK
- a CDS encoding sugar phosphate isomerase/epimerase family protein, translating into MPKLAAFPKAFMHALCKDGTMQISDWINLAAPLEIEGLEWYAGFLEMSDEARWPDFRQQVEDTGKTIPMMCCSPDFTHPDPIFRQTQVARQKRWIDMTHTLGGQYCRVLSGQRRPELSLNEGVDLAAQSILECLPYAQDLGITLILENHYKDDFWEYPEFAQKADVFIQLVNAIDHPNFGINYDPSNAYLAGEDPLHLLYQISPRVVTMHASDRYLIEGTIEDLRNEEEGSAGYAKRLRHGEIGKGLNDYDAIFTELKRVGFNGWISIEDGIEGMDQLARSITFLQQKIATHWPTNL
- a CDS encoding zinc-binding dehydrogenase, translating into MNSAAVVNYSPEKYSVEIREIPKPEIGDDDILLEVANVGVCGSDLHQWTSDHSWPVNYPVVLGHEFGGHIIELGKNVEGWQEGDRVVSETAAIISHNNPMTKRGLYNLDPTRKGFGYGVNGAMTKYVRVPSRILHHVPDQLPFEQACLTEPCCVAYNAVVKNARIEPGDRVIVLGPGTIGILCAAMAKLCGAEVAIVGLPQDAHRLEIARSYGCEVIIGDAKPWALERDGLGCDGVIDAAGASITLRIALDLVRPAGWISKVGWGPQPLGFNIDPLVQKNITLQGSFSHNWPIWERVIALLASGQFNVEPIIGGVWPITEWHTAFEKMHTGEVVKSVLKPV
- a CDS encoding type II toxin-antitoxin system VapB family antitoxin; its protein translation is MKLTMNIDDALLESVMKATGIKSKTRVVDHVLREWDRRHTLKTLLETNLGLSEDEIIHAFDPAHNWSELRIAETPASYGKRTDPD
- a CDS encoding PIN domain-containing protein, which gives rise to MAKEPILIDSSYYIQEAQEGRNPLRLLAYLAVERDLVICGLVRCEVGRGIRDIHVRQAFKRVWDVMINVPVDAHLWQEAEDLAWTLDRRGITLPLQDIVIACCAAKAGAIVLTHDKHFKTIPGCKTARSAQELI
- a CDS encoding orotidine 5'-phosphate decarboxylase / HUMPS family protein, translated to MKPIVQISLDLTNIDEALETAAMALRAGVDWLEAGTPLILAEGLHGVRKLREAFPNIPIVADLKTMDGGYLEAEMMAKAGATHVVVMARAHEETIKVVVQAGRDHNVKVMGDNLGCPDMIAGAKFLEDLGCDFVIHHIGYDERRGIAARGERMPSPLDQLREVVNSVNIPVQAVGGLTLEQAIACPQYGAPLVVLGAPLTIDADAFKTADGDLENSLRLICTAIHAHGNVSK